One window of the Marinilactibacillus sp. Marseille-P9653 genome contains the following:
- the cas9 gene encoding type II CRISPR RNA-guided endonuclease Cas9 (Cas9, originally named Csn1, is the large, multifunctional signature protein of type II CRISPR/Cas systems. It is well known even to general audiences because its RNA-guided endonuclease activity has made it a popular tool for custom editing of eukaryotic genomes.) — protein MSKLVLGLDIGVSSVGWGIINEETGEIVDAGVRLFEEADRNANEDRRNFRSARRLKRRRKHRMDRTKDFLEENGLSCTRITSVNPYEARYLGLRQQITHNQLAAALYHLVKRRGTTIDAPEEEEKTSGSELSTKKQLQNNKKLLEEQYEHIVEIQYAKLQNNEPVRTHENRFRTSDYIKEATAILEKQREYYEFIDEIFIEDYIALLNSRRMYYDGPGSEKSPTPYGQYFLDNEGKLQHETMIDKMRGRDIYLNELRIPKKAYTAELFNILNDLNNLRYPSEEKGVMASLTQEEKEYLIETYLRKGKKITLKNIAKLLELSNELEIKGARLDMKNNNPIFTEFLGFKQLNKYLKEVSLPKGFLENRDVLDEVVNILTAEKSFKRREDQLNTLFVKHFDDPLIDVIKALENDTYFKEYHSLSKEVIEAILPELWETDKNQMQIFTERGFAKDRMTMLQTGQQIQFDDEAILSTVAKRAHREAIKITNAVRKQHGELAYVVIEMAREKNNEERRKQYRDFQTKIGKFEKEMAKLLEIDELKELYLNSKQMLALKLWDAQDHKCVYSGRSISVHDIVKDFSQFEIDHIIPLSISYDDSQQNKVLCYRKENQLKGQLTPFQYFQSGKASRTFNEFAAETTNLFKSKKISKIKFNYLLEQRDVKNDEELQVDFINRNLVDTRYAMRSFQASLRTFYINSEIDTKVLSVRGSFTAALRRRAKLRKSRDEDHSHHAIDALIVAGIGRLPLIKQFKNMTMTDEGVVVDTDTGEILSEREVMEPAHAFLTTLKNYKVEKYSHKVDRKPNRTMSNQTFYSTREKEGEKYVVGKVKDIYALDKKGFDALKKRIDKNPDLFLMAQHDPKTWTLILKVIEEHAHADNPFQDFQAQHGFILKDGKIPVKGLKYLDRKLGIHIPITHKFPEAKNDVILQSRKSIRIDVYKNDEGKYKYLGVPYNWFRQQGDQYILDMDKYNGDEGRNAPYKQIDHSFEFQFSLYKNDRISYEKEEKIEDPQTSETKVRVVRFEKIFRGDAMPRGNKIEVKDVDYHDPKQQFLTIGTLKNFKKFNIDALGNQHFISKENLVNILKNV, from the coding sequence ATGTCAAAGTTAGTTTTGGGATTAGATATCGGTGTTTCAAGTGTTGGCTGGGGAATAATCAATGAAGAAACAGGTGAAATTGTTGATGCTGGTGTTCGTTTATTTGAAGAGGCTGATCGAAACGCAAATGAGGACAGAAGAAATTTTCGTAGCGCTAGACGGTTGAAAAGACGTCGAAAACACCGCATGGACAGAACAAAAGATTTTCTTGAGGAGAATGGACTTTCGTGTACACGTATAACTTCTGTTAATCCTTATGAAGCAAGATACTTAGGTTTACGACAACAAATTACACATAATCAATTAGCTGCGGCCTTGTACCACTTGGTAAAACGCAGAGGGACAACGATCGATGCACCTGAGGAAGAAGAAAAAACTTCTGGAAGCGAACTTTCTACTAAAAAGCAGCTTCAGAATAATAAAAAATTATTAGAAGAACAATACGAACATATTGTAGAAATACAATATGCAAAACTACAAAATAATGAACCAGTAAGAACACATGAAAATCGCTTTAGAACTTCTGACTATATAAAAGAAGCCACTGCAATACTCGAGAAACAGCGTGAATATTATGAGTTTATTGATGAAATATTTATTGAAGATTATATTGCCTTGCTGAATAGCAGACGTATGTACTATGACGGGCCAGGATCAGAAAAGTCCCCTACTCCTTATGGTCAATATTTTCTTGATAACGAAGGTAAACTCCAACATGAAACTATGATCGACAAAATGCGCGGTCGTGATATTTACTTAAATGAATTAAGAATACCTAAAAAAGCCTATACTGCTGAATTGTTTAACATATTAAATGACTTGAATAATTTACGTTATCCAAGTGAAGAAAAAGGTGTTATGGCGTCACTGACTCAAGAAGAAAAAGAGTATCTGATTGAAACATATTTGAGAAAAGGCAAGAAAATCACTCTTAAAAACATTGCTAAGTTATTGGAACTATCTAATGAATTAGAAATCAAAGGCGCTCGTCTGGACATGAAGAATAATAACCCTATCTTCACAGAGTTCCTAGGCTTTAAACAACTGAATAAATATTTAAAAGAGGTTTCTCTTCCAAAAGGATTTTTAGAGAATAGAGATGTCTTGGATGAAGTAGTCAATATTTTGACTGCAGAAAAGAGTTTCAAAAGACGCGAAGATCAACTAAATACCCTTTTTGTTAAACATTTCGATGATCCCTTAATTGACGTGATCAAAGCACTAGAAAATGATACTTATTTCAAAGAATATCATTCCCTTTCAAAAGAAGTGATTGAAGCGATCCTTCCAGAACTTTGGGAAACAGATAAAAATCAGATGCAGATTTTTACTGAACGAGGTTTTGCTAAAGACAGAATGACGATGTTACAAACAGGTCAACAGATTCAATTCGACGATGAAGCTATTTTAAGTACCGTTGCAAAACGCGCTCATCGTGAAGCTATTAAGATCACCAACGCCGTTCGCAAACAGCATGGTGAACTCGCTTATGTCGTAATTGAAATGGCTCGTGAGAAAAATAATGAAGAAAGACGCAAGCAATACAGAGATTTCCAGACTAAAATCGGGAAATTTGAGAAAGAAATGGCGAAACTTTTAGAAATTGATGAATTAAAAGAATTATATTTGAACAGTAAACAGATGCTCGCATTAAAACTTTGGGATGCACAAGATCATAAGTGTGTTTACAGTGGCCGTTCTATTTCAGTTCACGATATCGTAAAAGACTTTAGTCAATTTGAGATTGATCACATTATCCCTCTATCGATTTCTTATGACGATAGCCAGCAGAATAAAGTTTTGTGTTACCGTAAAGAAAACCAGTTAAAGGGACAGCTTACCCCTTTTCAGTACTTCCAAAGCGGAAAAGCATCTCGTACCTTTAATGAGTTTGCAGCTGAAACGACTAATTTGTTTAAGTCTAAAAAAATCTCTAAGATTAAATTCAATTATTTGCTCGAGCAACGCGATGTGAAAAATGACGAAGAATTACAAGTAGACTTTATTAACCGAAATCTCGTGGATACTCGTTATGCGATGAGAAGTTTCCAAGCAAGTTTACGTACCTTCTATATAAATAGTGAAATTGATACTAAAGTCCTTTCAGTGAGAGGAAGTTTTACCGCTGCATTAAGAAGACGTGCAAAATTGCGCAAAAGCCGCGATGAAGATCATTCTCATCATGCAATTGATGCTTTGATTGTTGCTGGTATTGGTCGACTACCACTCATAAAACAATTTAAAAATATGACCATGACAGATGAAGGTGTGGTAGTAGATACAGATACTGGCGAAATTTTAAGTGAACGAGAAGTCATGGAACCCGCTCATGCATTCTTAACAACTCTAAAAAATTATAAAGTAGAGAAATATTCTCATAAAGTCGACCGCAAACCGAATCGTACAATGAGTAACCAGACTTTTTACTCTACGCGTGAAAAAGAAGGCGAAAAATATGTTGTAGGAAAAGTCAAAGATATCTATGCTTTAGATAAAAAAGGCTTTGATGCTTTGAAGAAACGGATCGATAAAAATCCAGACCTGTTTTTGATGGCTCAACATGATCCGAAAACTTGGACATTAATTTTGAAAGTAATAGAAGAACATGCACACGCAGACAATCCATTCCAGGATTTCCAAGCACAGCACGGCTTCATCCTAAAAGACGGAAAAATTCCAGTTAAAGGTTTGAAGTATCTCGATCGCAAACTTGGTATTCATATTCCTATAACTCACAAGTTTCCTGAAGCAAAAAATGATGTCATTCTGCAAAGTCGTAAAAGTATTCGTATTGATGTTTATAAGAATGATGAAGGCAAATACAAGTATCTAGGCGTTCCATACAATTGGTTCAGACAACAAGGCGATCAATATATATTAGATATGGATAAATACAACGGTGACGAAGGAAGAAATGCACCGTATAAACAGATTGATCATTCTTTTGAATTTCAATTTAGTCTGTACAAGAATGACCGAATTTCTTATGAGAAGGAAGAGAAAATTGAAGATCCTCAGACGAGTGAAACAAAAGTTAGAGTAGTTCGATTTGAGAAGATTTTTAGAGGCGATGCTATGCCTCGTGGAAATAAAATCGAAGTTAAGGATGTTGATTACCATGATCCTAAGCAGCAATTTCTTACTATAGGGACACTTAAAAACTTCAAAAAATTTAATATAGATGCCCTAGGTAATCAGCATTTTATTTCTAAAGAAAATCTAGTAAATATTTTAAAAAATGTTTAA
- the cas1 gene encoding type II CRISPR-associated endonuclease Cas1: MSWRVVYIENSDSLKLYLDNLKVTREDTEILIPLSDIHTIIVDNQQTVVTGRLINKLASYHILLIFCDDKHLPNIYALSPHSHHQSSKVLQRQQSWTLDLKEEMWQRIIQIKIYNQASVLTHLKKDSAIIQQLYALGDTVDIGDKTNREGHAAKLYFKTLFGPDFIRERDSFDGINSGLNYGYTVLRSAVVRSIAAYGLHPAFGIGHKSQYNAFNLADDLIESFRPIVDLWVYVLVSKEDYLDQKTKQKLVHLLSTNKILIGNQKQTILNAINILVQSFIKGMNEENPDLLIYPANGISL, translated from the coding sequence ATGAGTTGGCGTGTTGTCTATATTGAAAATTCAGACTCTTTAAAGCTTTACTTAGATAATTTAAAAGTCACTAGAGAAGATACTGAAATTCTTATTCCTCTTTCTGATATACATACGATTATTGTAGATAATCAACAAACTGTTGTCACCGGACGATTAATCAACAAACTAGCTTCTTATCATATTTTACTTATTTTCTGTGACGATAAACACCTCCCTAATATTTATGCTCTTTCTCCACACAGTCATCACCAATCTTCTAAAGTATTACAGAGACAGCAGTCATGGACACTCGACCTAAAAGAGGAAATGTGGCAACGAATTATTCAAATAAAAATCTATAACCAAGCATCTGTTTTAACTCACTTGAAAAAAGATTCGGCTATAATCCAACAGCTATATGCCTTAGGAGATACTGTAGACATCGGGGATAAAACGAACCGTGAAGGTCATGCCGCAAAACTCTATTTCAAAACTTTATTTGGTCCTGATTTCATTAGGGAACGAGACAGTTTTGATGGAATAAATTCTGGTTTAAATTATGGCTACACCGTTTTAAGATCTGCGGTCGTCCGCAGTATAGCAGCTTACGGTTTACATCCCGCTTTTGGGATCGGACACAAAAGTCAATATAATGCATTCAATCTAGCAGATGATCTGATTGAATCATTCAGACCCATCGTAGATCTATGGGTGTACGTATTAGTCAGCAAAGAAGATTACCTCGACCAAAAAACCAAACAAAAGTTAGTTCACTTACTTAGTACAAATAAAATTTTGATTGGCAATCAAAAACAAACCATTTTAAATGCAATAAATATTCTTGTTCAATCTTTTATTAAAGGTATGAACGAAGAAAATCCAGACTTACTCATTTACCCTGCTAATGGGATCTCCTTATAG
- the cas2 gene encoding CRISPR-associated endonuclease Cas2 — protein sequence MLFFDLPMNTKSDRRTYARFRKYLIHNGFTMVQFSVYSKIFPNRSSLDNYMMTLRNSLPKNGSIRAMAVTEKQYNNMFLLVGDKTLTEKTLTDNSMVIL from the coding sequence ATGCTATTTTTTGATTTGCCAATGAATACTAAAAGTGACCGAAGAACTTACGCGCGATTTAGAAAGTATTTAATTCATAATGGTTTTACGATGGTTCAATTTTCAGTTTATTCTAAAATCTTTCCAAATCGATCTAGTTTGGATAATTATATGATGACACTGAGAAACAGTTTACCCAAAAACGGATCTATCCGAGCAATGGCTGTGACTGAAAAACAATATAATAATATGTTTTTACTTGTTGGAGACAAAACATTAACAGAAAAAACCTTAACCGATAATTCGATGGTGATACTATGA